The Anastrepha obliqua isolate idAnaObli1 chromosome 5, idAnaObli1_1.0, whole genome shotgun sequence DNA window TGGAATTAACATTTTTGCGAATTGAAGATTTCCAagccaaattttcaatattgctacattttgaaacaaaatctaCAGGTTGCGGAACATCTGCACCAGGTGCAAACATTGGCAAATTCCAGTATATAGAAACGACGCAATACCATCGCCATGAGTAAGGACATTTACTACTCTGATAAATATTACGATGAGAAATTCGAATATAGGTAAATTTGTGTACATTTTTCTGtggattatttattttttattttttactaattgtTTCTATTTAGACATGTTGTGCTGCCAAAGGAACTGTCGAAATTAGTACCAAAGACACATCTGATGACCGAAGCAGAATGGAGATCGATTGGCGTACAGCAATCACGCGGTTGGATACACTATATGATACACAAACCAGAGCCGCACATTTTACTCTTCCGTCGTCCAATACAGCAGTAGAAGGCATGCATCTCAGAAACCCTTTCAGAAGAACCAGGAGCTACCACTTTTTGCTATTAAGGTCTCGAACGTCTGCTACACTGCTGAAGTTTCGTGAAAACTAATCAAAACCAGTTATCGTCTACAATTGCGTTTGTGGtttctagaaaaaaaagaagctaAGTGTGGAAGCCTATTTGAACAGATTCGTGTTACTGTGAAATCTTATTTCAGCCTTAATTGTTCAAAGGACTacttaaatgtaaatatatataaaagaaaaaaaaaaaatcaaaaacaaacgtATGCAGTAGAGCCAGGCTGTTTGATAGGTTtttaatagcaaaaatatttgtaacctCATCATGATTGCCATAGATGTATTTTGAGAGCCATCAAggtttgcaaatattttgaacCTTTGAACAAACAGATTTTGTATTACTACTATTAAGTTCATATTCGAAATAAGTTATGTTGAGCCtaattggcaattttttttacttataaaactaattttcctatttttcatTCCgaatatttttagtgttttCATATTAGTAGCTAGGCTCGCGGCATGATTACGATTCGAATTCCATATTGGCTagtgtattttagttttaagattttatgtaTGTGGTTTATAATTTTCTACAACCAGATGCATGCCTATgataaagaaatagaaatacaccgtaaaaatatgtttgtgatttcaataaaacaataaatagatTTGGCATTAGTTTCTTCAGCTTTGGAAATGTGATGCTAACGGTTAATTCTGGGTACTTTGTTTTTGCAAGGGGAAATGCATTGTGTTTATTATGAAATATTCCAAGTGCAAGGATGTTGTCAAGTagggtttttattaatttgtgaaggaaataattttggtttattgaaaatagtttttgagttgcttcaactatttcacgcatgttgttgttgttattgtagcttCTTTCTCGATAAATCATAACACTTGgtattgtaacaaaaaaaaaaaatcataaaaaaatcgtaaaaaaataaataaataaataaataaaaaaaaaaaaaaaaattaataaataaataattcaaaaaaaaaataaacaaataaaaaaaaaattaattaattaaaaaaaaaataaataaataaataataaataaataaataaataaaaaaaaaaataaatgaaaaaaaaatgaaaaaaaaacaataaataaataaaaaaaaaataaataaacaaataaaaagtaaaaaaaaaattaataaaaattaaaaaaaaaataaataattggcgcgtacatttctgttaggtgtttgaccgaaaCATACTCTCCAAATAATTGAGAGAGAGGTTACTAGAAAGGCGTAACGTAGCCAGATATAAAACCAGGGTATTCTGTTACCTTGGAACAAACGTTAAGCGCATGGCTAATGTTGTAGTagcatttcttaattttgtccATTCATTGACCTATATTAGCAGGCTGTGCACTTATCGAGGTCATCTAAAATATGTCAAACTGTTTGGCAGAGTTGAATCAAAAGGAAAGCAAACTTATAATACTCGTagttcattttttattgcttcaaaGGGCTTCGTTATTGTTGTATATTTAGGCATACAACtttcggttgttgttgttgtagcagcataaatactctatatacattaggccgggtcgatttgtggggaggcaaaaaaatcgcccattgctctgtgaaaatcatattctagggatcaaaataagaaactttgccgaaggaaccatacctctaaaacgaattctgatgtcccccaatttgggtcgaactttttagtttcttttctcatgtaaaggccaaaaatggtgatattttgaaatgattgtatggggaacccccaggggagttccagggggtgtgccactggcatgggtggatcggccgtccaaagttagtggaggTCGGTCATATATTTGacactcgattggagcactctaaatgggtcaaagtgggatttttcgttcgacccaaattgggggacatcagaattcgttacCATACCTCtaggttccttcggcaaagtttcttattttgatccctagaatacgattctcacagagcaatgagcgaattttaaatcgacccgccctaatatacatgTACTTGGAAtgatgctggagtgacagtccttgaccggatataaatccgagtcgttccaGCAACGTagcaccgactgtcgtgggaacgatatAAATTTCGGTCTGCTGCTGGAGTGATGAGCTTGAGCCGAATAAAAATCAGTGCCATTTTAGTAGCAAAGATCCGACTTCTAGCAACGTGGAGGCTTTCTTCTATTggtgtttgaataaaattttatgttgcAAATTCggaattttaataatactttttatattctttaatcTTATTGAAAGAACaatgatgaaattttaattctaaaaatttctaTTAGAGCCTAAATCCACTCAGACCTAATCATTTTGAAGCGAAATGATTCAAGGATATGGTTCAGTTTCCACAGTATTCGGTTCTACAGTATCGaagcgacccggatttatataggGACTGGCCAAGGACTGGCACTCCAACAGCATTCCCCATAGTTGtaaggggaatgtttatgctgatactacaacaacaacaacaacaagcatatAATTCTTACTCTTTTAATActtgtatggggaatgtttatgcaacaacaacaacaacaagcatatAATTCTTACTCTTTTAATActtgtatggggaatgtttatgcaacaacaacaacaacaacgacaaggATATAATTCTTACTCTTTTAATAATTGTAAGgggatgtttatgctgctacaacaacaacaacaaggatataatttaataattgcatggggaatgtttatgctgctacaacaacagcaaggtAATGATTCTCAGTCTTCTAACGAAATATACGCGATTTATTTAAAACACTTCAAAGAATAATACACAAAATACCGAAAAAgctcatataaaaatttgctcTATTTCGGTGTTCTGTATGTTCCCATCAGCGGGTGGGCTCTAAATTTGATCACTCGAGGGTGACGCACAAACATGCGCTATTATTGCCAAATATATACCTGTTTATGCGCGAatacaaatgcatataaaaaataataaatatcatCCATATGTATGTTCGCTTGTGTATGCAAGCGCAGCagctacaaacattttcctGATCACATCCCCTATCAAAGCGTCTAATATGGCATATACTCAGcgccacatacacatatacatacatatgcaggcaCATGGGCTTGCAGAAAATGGTACTTATGTGCGATATAAACCGGATCTGTCCATCTTAATTTGATCGTTTTTGTACATTACCAATTACCAACTTACCACGCGGCGcaaatgacaaattttttcGCATACTGATATTTGAACCTCAAATCACTGCCCTACGGTGGATAGGAGAAAACTTTGTTTTTCAGTTTCATATggtaaatttatgtatgtgtatgtatgtatgaatgatatatgtacatatgtatgtgtttgaggaaatgtttatataatatagagacGCATAGAAAACCTAACTGTGAGGACCAGTACTGGTTCGAGTACTACTTCCATGGGAATTAATTTCGTttgatataattataattatttatttatatgaataattttattttaatttaataatcatCTACAGTACAGTACAAAGTACCTTACAGATAAGACAAAAATATCCCCTCAAATCGTAGAGGACGTAATGCCtgtttaggaaatattttttgaacgcgctcaattctatataaaataaatatgataaaTGGTATTTTCGTAAACctaaatttattcaacaacaacaaaaaaaaaatacaaaaaaaaaaaaaaacaaatggctcacaaataaaaactcaatcttctcttcttaattgccgCAATATTCGCTTAAGCGATTTGGCCGAGTTTGAcaaaccggcgccagttggccacaccaagtgaagccaagcccttctccacctgatctttccaacgcagaggaggccttcctggggatacggtacactagacagggctagtttactagggcggcagcccttggtcgggaaaaacccgagtcattccggtaacgctCCGGatgcagctggtaccgcatcgaatactttcagagccggagcgtttttatccattcggacgacatgacccagccaacgtagccgctggctTTATTTGCTGcgatatgtctatgtcgtcgtaaagctcatacagctcatcgttccatcgcctgcgatattcgccgttgccaatgtgcaaaggtccaaaaatcttacgcagaatttttctttcaaacagtccaatcgtcgcttcatcggatgttgttatcgtccacgcttctgcgccatacgttaggtcgggcatgatgagagtcttgtagagtgttagttttgttcgtcgagagaggactttactactcaattgcctacttagttcaaagtagcacttgttgacaagagagattctacgttggatttccaggctgacattgttatcggtgttaatgctggttcctaaataaacgaagtcttttacaacctcgaaaccataactgtcaacagtgacgttggTGCCGATATGCgcgtgcgccgactgtttgtttgatgacaggaggtacttcgttttgtcctcgttcacaagGCGCATTTGTTTTGCTTCGTTAtctagtttggaaaaggcagaactgaAAGCGCGGCTTTTAATTGTACAACtgacaattgtacgctcttataaaaaattgtgcttgagcgattaagttctgcggctcgaacgttcctctccaacatcaggttaaagaagcgagccaccctgtctgaaacctcgtttggtatcaaacggctcatagaggtccttcccaattctgccGGCGCTGTTGGTATTGAGCaatgtcatcttgcaaagccgtattagttttgcggggataccaaattcagacatcgcagaTAACTCCTTTTTGCACTGTCGAAAGATGGTGTGTAACGATTCTCCTTTCaagggtcttttccaagatttggcgtatttcaaatatttggtcgatggtagactttccaggtctaaagccgcactgataaggtctCATCAGTTGGTTGTttgtgggcttcagcctttcacacaataggCTCACTAGGACCTAATgcacgatatttagaagactaatccagTGGTAATTAGCACAGATTGCAGTATCTCCCTTCTTGTGGATTGGATAGTGCACACTTAAATTTCAATCCATGCGTCTtatcagctcctcgccgccgtgTTTGGCTATCTCAACCGGCAGTCCGTCAACTCCCGCGGCTTTGCTGTTCTTCAGCCGCGTTATCcgtattctcacctcgtcacgGTCTGGTGGCGGAACGACAGCGCCgcacagtggtccgaccagaaggcgttggaggacaaaattcaaaaactcatttaattaagctgaaaatatatatttaggggttttaaggatcagtgatgacgaatctgaccttagttttagcaaattttaaattcattgagtactataaatacatttttacttccgtaattagctggtgagttcatttttacatttttcacgaccccagagagtaccacgtggaggtttacggtaaggttattttctcctcattttttttttttgtttttagatttttttaattttttttatttttaattttgtttttttttaatttaaaaatttttttttagttgtctcttAATGCTGATGAGGTCTGGgatgtctttttctgtcttttacacaaaattgcataagccatatgtaacgttttgcctgtgggtaaatgcacaaaagctacattatttttcatttgcgcaactttgcgcaaaaggtttcagtttgagatcatagctgaaatatgtggctacatcactcatgttgatttcaagtggaccggtgtggaccactcaaaaaaatgatctttaaaaaaaaaactttcgaaaaattttgaaatttcaaaaaaaaaaattggattttgtaccacaacttaagagaattGTTACTGTTttcgttaatatattcaattatctttttttttttttaatatttggttaacaatcaaatggtaatatttatttgcagacatgaaaatgaaactcttgtatgaagtacgatttgcatacaatttcatgtttaaagtcaaaaaactacaattaaaaatttttttaattaagtaatattttcaggaaatctgccttgaatatttaagaaaatatctgcattatcaaatttttatttcaaaaatgttgaaaaattgaattttgtccggccgccggaccactgtgcgccgtcgtcaacaattggggtatcgggatctccACATTCTccgtgacatgcgcagctgtcactatttacaggttcgagaagtgttcctcCATAATTCAAGCACGCTCTGAATGTCAATCACCAGATCAGCGTCTTTGTTCTTATAGCAAAtagccccggtcttgaaaccttctgtaagcggACGAACTTCGTGgtagaattttctttttgataataCATTTCTCTTCCTATTTAGACCCCCGGTAGCGATCACACATGGGTCGCGTTGCGTCTAGTTCTTCTTCGGCGGTAGGACGTAGAGAATTCATAATactttcgtaaatgtcaaacttcctattatatatatataaaaaaaaataaataattggcgcgtactttgggtgtttggccgagcttctccttctatttgaggcgtgcgttgttccacaaacggaggaacttataatttcaagccgactccgaatggcagatattttttatgaggagctttttcatggcagaaatacactcggaggtttgccattgcctgtcgaggggcgaccgctattagaaaaatattttttttatattttggtctTTTACCGACATTcgcacctacgttctctctctgaattccgaatggtagtcacacaccaacccattcgacggCGGGGGCTGATATAcgatacactagacagggctagtaaactatgctgcgcctgtctgttcgcctggaactagtgattcgcagtggacaaagctacagacctgtcaaaataccgccattcggacaacgaccgggtgcctcctgatgtcacccatccaacacctacacaacgaggtacaaatgctcccagtagcggagcacaacaaactgctcagcaagcagttcctgctgggatgttaccgcaggttccACCCCTGCaggcacctgcttgagcctgagccggctcccaggcacgtcaggagacacctcctagactacgctgacgaaatcaaGGACAAAATCGACcgaaacctactggaccggacagtatttagacagtcaataaacgacattcaccgggagaccgtcaccaccttcatgaactcccgtcctgtgaatgccgtaatcggagtccaaccaccacccatcgtagatgaagagctccagcttccctgtgagactcgtgtaacactggcacaattacattctggatactgtagcaggttaaactcctacttatccagaattgaccccgacataccaaacacatgtccggcatgtgaaggtaccccgcacgacactaatcatctcttcacatgcccctcaaaccgactcatctaacccccctctccctctggactcaacctgtcgaaacagcatgtttcctgggcctacccttagatgagctagacaaagacgaccgatgatatacTTACACTGACAaggctacctatgctgttaaaacaacaacaacaacggcggGGGCTGATTTTTGGGGGGCTAGAAATTGGCTTCAGAGCTATGCAATAGGTGActgtttttcttatatttttatgtagaatccgaatctgCTAGGAACGATGTCGAAAATATCAGTTCCATACAAATCGAGCCACCCTAatgcaagtacatacatacgttaataaatttattatgtatttgcATGTACAAATTACcgaatatgtatgcataattttcaaaatacttaAATGTAATTCGACGATATGAAGTGGAAAGAGcttcttttctttaaataaataggtgcttaaagaaattaaagtaaCCTTGAAGTTCATATGAATTCTTTGAATGAATCCGAACAATAGCTTTGTACATAcaatcgtatatatatatatatataagtacatatgtacatatgtaatacgTGCACTTTTGTGTGTACTTCAATTTccctaattttttcattattccatTTCTGATCCGGCATTGGAAGAATAGAGTATACAAGCGAGTGCAGAACAAGTAAAATATAAGGGAGTTACTTGTGGGCTGCTGCGTCAGGGCTTAGGTATTTTGcactatttaaatatgtatgtatgccaatGTCTTATAAAAAGAATGTGTAAAATGCTCTTGTTATTAGGGCTTGCTTAAGTCTTCAGCGCCAATAAgacgtttttttttgaaatttttacagcGGTGAAATCGTCATTTGAGGTAGTAGACTTGAACTACAATGACTCATATTATGAAACTTTAGAGAATAACGGCACTTTTCAAAGCATGATTGCctctcagaagtggataccttaAAACGAGCTGattaaaggcttcaacagcttcttcaggcaaTAAAAAACGTTGACCACGCATTTTATATTTGCTGTTCGGGAAcggaaacaaaaaatcattaggtgccaaatcagAGTTGTAAGCGGATGCCCTCTTGATTGGATCTGTTATGTGAGCTGAttcgtgagagctcgcattgcctGGGTGAGGGATGATTCAACTTTGGCGAATAAGATATTgatacaagaatgatagaaacaagattgcgcgcatcagagagtgcgtgacgtcacttttgccaagttgtgcagtgttgccaaccatttgctcttcgcaataaatttttaaatttggtgtttgtttctttttttttttttaatttaagggggaacgccactgtgaaaattaaaaaaaaaatgattttttttgcataaattgttagtataactactcaagatttctgtagtaaaaattttaaagcgaaattcgctttattcccgagcgtccgtcggttcggccccgtagcgcttacgatacgatgctttatttcaaacgcgtttttctcgagacgactttttttgatacggtggcagcgatttctcgaagactaatgaaccgattatcttttttttcaaaatttttgttatcgcattggctaaatgacaatattcaatcttcaaaataaaaaaaaagtttgaaaaaatattgacctttttttttttaagcagattcaaaaaacaaatcttacatggcccaccctatatttaatACCAGAATGAACTTTTTGCACTTATTCGCCATGCCGGATGTTAGTTACGGAATGTTGTGGCTGATTatatatgtttgtttgtatgtacgtagtAGTAAGCGCCCTTGATGATAACGCCAGCAGCGAATGGAAGGGAAatcaaaactgaaataaaagcaCATAGTTGCTTAAGAAAAGGATGAAGGACAACAGCGCCTGCGAATAATAAATCATTTCCATAAAGtgtgaaatatttatgtattcatGTGAGtttgtatattaataaaaatatagggtTAGTACGTGTGTTTAGAGGCAATAAGCAAtggacttacatacatacagatgtatacttacatacatacatacatagatacatatgtatgtaagtataaatagCGATGATGAGTTTTATGAATGAATACTCAACgacttacaacaacaacaacaacaaaatcagagCAGGCATTGAAGTAAGAGCgctaaaatactaaaaacaaattaCCGAGTCGTATCGTCtcctcatacatatgtacatttgtatttgtacacatatttatatataaatagcgCCCACAGTGCCGGTCAACGAAATAggctcaaatatatttttgcactttcttatttttcccaaaatctGTAGTACTTTTCTAGTAGGCTTTAGTTTCTTGTTAAGCCAAAAATTTGCGGTCAGTATTGAATGGActcttaaaaattagttttcacTGCTTCTTTCGCTAAAATCTTttccaagcaacaacaaaatgcaaCTTTCAAACCCCTTCCGCTAATAAAGGTTAAGTAGTGCTGggtgatctgtaaaaagatctcactcAGATATCTAAGGTCCATTGTGCTACGagtgctatgtatttggagtcGAATTATTATTGTATGCAAATCACGATGCAcgtcttcgcgagttttaacaagccgtgcagccttttgtcagcaatattcttcaaggataaaaaataacaaaactcaGCAAAGAAATTTTATCACACAAAAACCTATTGGAACTGATTAAAGTCAACAATGATAATAAATTTACAAGGTTTGTTCTTTAACTATtgtcaaaaagaaaattgtgaggggaacttcggctacACTTCGGTTGTCACCTCACTTGGGAGCTTCGGCAGCCAAATTCtgtacgatcatttcacatgcattcacactctcgcccaatcagtcgttgtgcaAACGggaacgaagtgtcattggttgatttttttttcgtatgtcaccaacacaatctcagttttgttgtaAACACATTCCAAGCGACGTCAGCCCACCAGCTGATTCTATGAAATTCGCTGAAAGTCGAATAACGGCCTGTTAAAgggcacacctctaaaaatcgttGTACCATGCGAGTCAATATATAAGCAATTCTTCGTTGTTTCACCgcttactaaaatttttaattttgttaagagtTACGTTGTATTTAATGGGGTAGAAATTGAGTTATTTAGACTTTGTAGGTTAATGAGCCATTCTAGGGTAAAAAGAGGGTAAAAGAACTGAGAAAGATATGCAGCACTAAAAATAATCTTTTATTTATCTCATTACCTTAGGTTGGCAACAATCTCTTCAACTTGTTCGACAGCACAGCGTCAATGTATACTGGGTCACAAAGAGTGGAATGCTGCTAGAGCAACAGTCattgccggatataaatccgggtcgctcTATTAACTTAGAATCAACTGTTGTGGGAGCGATCTCTTTGAGTCCTTAGGGCAGAGTGGCATTCTGGGGAATCAAAAAGTGGACGAATAGACGATAAAGACCGAATTCAAGCAGGAAAACCTCTCTAAACTTTCTGCTATCACAAATTATCGAGAAGCTTAGCAGCCACTAAAAATTGACTGGACTAATCCTAACCTGTACAGATGTAGAGTATCTCGTTCCCTTTGACAATCACTCTATGAACAAAGAAATTCGAGCTTGCTGACAAAGAGAGCTCCATTTAACGATTTGTGtaaaagttgtagagatgaagaAGGAAAAGAAGAATGCATCTTCGATTTCTGGCGGACCATTTCTTTGAGAATTTGGGCAGTTCAGGCACAGCTTCTTTGGAGGGActcattaaatttttcgaaaatattggtATGGTTTATGGGCATGTCGGAACATATCAGGGAAGAGGCATCTGTGACCACTGAGTGAACTATTGATTAAAGAGTAAACCCGTCTAACATTACCTAACCTAggctaaactaatttttgactCACGAATGAATAACATTTTTCCTTATAGATTTAAAAAAGTTGATGTCAATAATTCGCCAATAAACGGTCAAAAACGTTTAaaggacccggtggtctagaaattagaaataatcgattttttgatttttcgatatttcgaaagtatagtatcttaagagtataatgtgaaattttcatgcggaaattcccaatattatagcttctacagcccattaactagctAGAGAGCGGCTTACGCGCTCCTGACTTTCTTCGGCCTTgtgttgtcaaaacaaaaaaaaaactattcaactgaaTCGTCTGaacttttaatatgttgttcacaacatcaatggctatcgtccgtactagaatcatattattatttcaattatttcgtatttttgtgaataaaaaactgaaaaaaaacgatttttagagcgtaaaattcaaaaatgctccaaaaaaattcctgaaaatactctAGAGAAGATGTTGATAATTATCTATGTggtctcggtagtctagcgtaagtgcactagcctgccgtcccagaggttgtgggttcgaatcccacataAAAGGCGAGGATcgtcgcacttttccaaatttacctactttccctgtttcgaaaaaaaaaaaattcattcctcaacccccaaaaaacgtatcctttccatccttactcccgcacaatagtcagcgcattatttgtattgtggctgctaaaacaaccaaaaagtaaagaaaaacacacagttacggTACGGCAACCGCGGCAATAGcgtagacacaccaaatttagtgaAGTCCTAAACCacctgtgcgatccttctgccagaaaaatgtgaaacacaaatGCCGCTCCAAGCagcaagaaggcgttgttcctaagcaacgacaggtttGCATTCCCACCTGGGTAGCGGCAGACTattcacctaccctgtcagaaatcaaaatagattaacgaaaccaacgcaagactgagtcttgtcgaggctctatgctcccgagaggagtgaacaaggggaaaaagatattaataaataactaCTAATAAAAGTcgtgtttttagttttgtttgttaaaaaataactgttttttcCGGGTATGAATCCTTTTTTTCGAACTCATTTAAGTTCTGCCAATTTTCTTAGCTTACGCAGTTGTCCAGcactgtatatttgtatgtaaataaatttgtcatTATTTTCTGACAGGGTGTGTAAACTTCcctttaattgatttattttctaCAGCCGGG harbors:
- the LOC129249084 gene encoding cyclin-dependent kinases regulatory subunit: MSKDIYYSDKYYDEKFEYRHVVLPKELSKLVPKTHLMTEAEWRSIGVQQSRGWIHYMIHKPEPHILLFRRPIQQ